In Brassica napus cultivar Da-Ae chromosome A3, Da-Ae, whole genome shotgun sequence, the sequence atcagAAATGTGATCAGGTGATGGagaatatgaatatttttttaggatttttattattttattgtagaTTAGTACCTATGAGTTTCAAAACAAGTTGTTTGTGCTGACAACAATAATATTCTAATTtgacctttttcttttttgggagGAGTGGTTGGTCAAACATGAGAAACAAGAAGGCGAATTCGCAGATAAGAAAAGGCAGACGCATGCATGGAAGCTAAAGTTGCATGTGACGACCAACTTTGTCAAACTCTCTACCTTTTTCAGGCTTTTCGTAAACTTATCAAACATTTGCGATCTAAAACAATATGAGCTATACAGTTTTTCTCCAAAGGAACTTACTACtttaaatttatcatttataaatatagagatGCTAGCATGAACGCATGCCATGCCAATTTGTAAATTTCCATACATCAAGAACACTCTACATTCTGATGGTAGCAAGTAAACACTGGTTGGAACTATATCACAATGAATAGTGACTtctttttaaacaacttattcCAAGCATATTGATGACtcctttatttcctttttaatacaaattgccaattttattatatcccCATTGGTCTAAGATAAATGATTATACGAAATTCTATTCTGATTACATATTCCAAGTTCCAACtcatgtgtgtgtatatatatgccTAGCTATGTTAGTGGGATCAATGCTCTAATTGGATTACATTCCAAACAAAATATTCCTCCTCCCTTATGATCGTTTGATaatgatattatatgtatagGTTGTTTATAGAGGTTGATTAGAGGATTTGAGCATAAAGCAAAAATGGAATATAATGGATAACCACCGGCCATATCTAAACATTCGACCTCATCTCAACGTTACGGCTTGCCCATATAATGTTGGCAGCATCAAAGTTCTAATTCGGCGTGACAAGAAGGATATATATCTCTTACAAATTCCTTTATTCTTTCTATTTaactgaaaattatataaaagaaatattcGACTTTTACACTGCAAagcaaaatttgaaaaacattatgtaaacattaaaaatattacaatatccCGAAAGCTAACAACCACGGCTATCAAATCAATTACTTTGTTATCATTTggcatttaaattaaataaaagataactcACCCTCTATAAATAGCATGCATGGCTCTTGTTCTCTCTCCATTCCAACCTACTCACACACATTCTCTATCTCTCTAACTCAGAAACACAAAATGCAATACAGAACCGAAACCCGTAGCTCGTTGTCTTCCTACAACAAGGTGAACAACATGGGAGTGTTTCCGTCGGACAGTCTCGTTAGGATAGAGTCCATGGCTGCAGAAAGTGCGGTGGTTATATTCAGCGTGAGCACTTGCTGCATGTGCCACGCCGTCAAGGGTCTCTTCCGCGGAATGGGAGTCAGCCCCGCCGTCCACGAGCTGGACCTCCACCCTTACGGCGTCGATATCCACCGAGCTCTCCTTCGTCTCCTCGGCTGTTCCAGCGGCGCTTCCACTTCTCCGGGGGGACTTCCAGTGGTATTCATCGGTGGGAAGATGGTGGGGTCAATGGAGAGAGTGATGGCTTCTCATATCAACGGCTCCCTCGTCCCTCTTCTCAAAGATGCTGGTGCTCTTTGGCTCTAATCCCAAAGTCCACCttctacgttttttttttctcttttcgtgttcttgtttctttactttcttggtttcaagaacaaaaaaaaagattaggttAATCATAGTGTCGAATTAGAGACAGTGAGGGGTGAAGTGCGTTTGTATTAAGCATAGCTCCTTGTCCATCTTAATCAcactataatatataaattaagatagCTTATCTCACGTTTTACAAGTTTGACTGTTAAAAATAGCAAAATTTGTGGTCAAATTAAGACAAGAGCAAGGTTATTTTCATGACATAAGATCTTAACCGCTATAACTGTTAACTGTGGGGAAAAATAATTGCCTCAGGGGTCCCCACTTCAGATGACGTGGATACCCACCAGCAATAGTCTCTGATTTTGACCCGACCATTGCATCAGAGATGAGCTCTATATAGCCCGTACATGCTGGTCCAATAGCttcactttttcttcttttatttgaCAATTATTATGAACAGATCAAATCGTTGTTAGAGAACTAGACAAGCTCTTTTTTTCAAACTAGAGAATTAGAAGATCACCTTATCCAGAAAGCGTTATTTTTACCTTTCAGATCAGTAACACATTAAAGGGCtcattatgaaaaaatatattctattcATTAGAATAATTCGTACGTAGACAAGAAACGAGTTGTAACGTATACATCCCACCCATAGAACTCGATTACATCATAGGGGAATAGGATCTACACAGAATAAAGGGAAATACAATTTGGGGAATCTATGGTGTAGTTGTGGGCTAGCTCAAGTGCATGAATAAACGGAAAGATAGAATCAGGACCAGATGATGAACATAAAGACGTCGACAGGTCAGAAGAAATGGTGAGAACAAGAGATGGTGATACCTCCTTTATCCATTTCATTTGTCTGGTACCAATCTCAACTTGTTTCACATCAGCCATGCGTCTCAGCAACATTACATCTGCACCTGTGTGTTCTGAATGTTATCGTCCGCACAGCAGTTGCGACGCCTCACCAAAATGGCCTACACACACCCAAAGAATCAGCCAGAAACTTGACTTGAGACAATAAAATAAACACATTAGAAGACTTAATTGCTACCTCACCATTTTGAATCAGCCAGTCCCTTGATTAACATTCAAAACTCATTCTGGCCCATCCCATTTTGATCCTCATCATCTGGCCCAATAACAGGTTAAAACATCTGTAATTGCTTCACAATAAGTCcctttaatttctaaataatagATATCATCTACCTGGGAATAATACCTTGTGATATAATAAGAAAAGTGAAAACGTTGGAGATAGACCAAAAGAAGATATATGATTGAGGAACATGAAAGGACATTGACAAAGAAAAATGTCCACGTGAATTTGACACAAGTAGATCACATTCTAAGAAATATAACATAAGATAATGCGTGTGGGAGCAATGGAAGTGACTCTAGATTGCAAAACTTAGCATTTGTATGTTTGCTTTAATCTGGAACAAAAGTGCACTGCTTCCCTCTTGGTCCCATACCCAATACTAACTACTTCTGTTTGTTTCTTTGTCCCTTGTTCCTTTGTTTCACCCCCAGATTCTTCCTTCCTCTTTTCATCCTAATTAACCACCTTTGCTTTCCCATTTATATTTTTCCTCATCATTGTCTATTTGTCTTTGTTCCCCGCTAatctaatcaaatcaattaTGATCTAATCTAATCCAATCTGCATTGTCTTGTCTATGGAGTTTCACACATACGCCTAAGTTCACAGTCTAGTTTCTAGCCAGTTCCTACTTGATCTACCACAGTAATTTGCTTCTCCGGCTAAGGAAACGGGCATATGATAATTTAATTAAGGAGAATAAACCcattaattaaatttagttGTGATATCATAATGCTTCAAGACATGAAAGCGAAACTATAGTACCTGATGTCGTTGACAGCTTCACTTGTCTGAATCAACTAGTACGAAAGCAGTCGTTGTTGTTTTGTCACGGAGCTTTCCATATGCTTCCTGGAGAAAGCACTCTCTTTACTTTTCTGGTCATCATCCATCTGCCTTTTCTTCTTGTCAGAGACAGCCAAGTCAACAAAGGCAAAACGAAACAGTACTCTTTTCATTGGAAATTATTTGAACATAATGCATTGTCAATCACTCTATAAATGACCAAGGAGCCAGCATTAATTATTCTTTCAGATAAAAATCAATTAATCTATCTATGGAAAGCAGCACCAATGTAAAAACAGAGTTTACAGTTCTTCTATAACTACCGCAGACAGAATACATGTTCCCTTCTAGCGTAAATGAGATTGTTGGATTATCAAAAGTTGCAGGAAAAAAATGTCTTGGCTACACAACACAATGCAATGGCAATATTCATTTTGCATCCACTATTTATGTATATCGAATGTAAAATGACTAGTTAATTTACTATCAATGGCTCATGAACGCCGGATAAAATCTACAACGTTTTATGATACAGAAACTCAAATGAAGCTCAAATTGTGATACCAGGAACGCCACATAAAATCCATAAAGTTTTATGATATTTAGAAACTAAAATCAAGATCAAATAGCAATACCTGAAATGATTGATGATTGTAACTACGGATAGCTACGCCAATAAATGTACGTGTCATGTAACCACAACAGTAGGTTTATGTCTGTAATGGCCCTCCAACTTGTTCTTGATGTGAACTTGAAAGAGAATGGCCAACCAAAGTTTTGTAGCTTTCTTCGTGTTGGTCTTCCACTGTCATCAACCTAAAAGTTTAGAGATACTGTTAGCAACTAGTTCACTGCTATATTAAGGGCTTTGAAGGTTCTCTATAAAGTCACTTTTTCCATTAGTATTGTGTGGTAACGAGAAAATGAAGGTACGTtctatatttacaaatatatcaACTAACTTTGTAGCCAATACTTACCAATGCTTAATTTTCTGGCAGTTTTGGGGCTGGATTCATCATCATAAGTTCCCGGAGAATAGCAAAGAGCAATTCAAAGATGCTACAACTGGTAACTTCTCTTACTCTATATGCTTCTTTTCCTGTCAAATATGTGGGAACAAAAATAGTTAGGGCGTGTATTCTAGAAGAATGGCAATAGGACTTAGCAAGCACTTTAGGTGTAGTAATTGTCTCACTACTTCAACTCCATTGGTAGAAAATTAAACTGCTGACATGATAAAAAGCTTAAGTTTGTCTTGGCTGTATGTAAATGCCATGCCTCCACCTGCCTGTTGCAACAAACTCAAATGCATATTTTTCTTCCAACCTTGAGCCATCAGTGGCTGTTTGTTCATACTTTCTGAATAAACATTTCTTTCAGGTAACAGCCGTTTCTCCCTTTCATCTCATCCATCCCTTGATAGCAACGATGTTTACCCGGCAGCATGTGCTGGCCCCAGATACAGTACTGGAATAACCAAGCAGCTCAACAGGTTCCAGGAAAACTCCTTCCCAGGACCCAAGGATGAGAGAAACAGTGATTTTTTTGATGGGTTTCTTGCCATTGGAACCCTTGGTGGAGAAACATATCTGGATGAACCAGCAACACCGACATTTGGGGACCCGGCGGCAGATAATGCAGAAGTAACAGAGAATGATCTGAAGCTCATTAGCGATGAATTGGAGAAGTTCCTTGAGGCTGAAGCTAAAGAAGGAAACAACCAGCCATCAGGAAGGAACAGCGACACTAACACCATTGCATCCACCATTGAGGCTGCTGAGGGACTAGATGCTGAAGAAGATAATCAGCCAATGAAGTTCCCACTCCAAGAGTATCTTTTTGGTTCTCTAATCGAATTATCTGAAACAAAGGTTGCAGGGAAGAAGGAACGGGCATCACTTGGAGAGCTGTTTCAGGCAGCAGAAATGCAAGATAAACATTCAGAAAACAAATATGGGGAGAAAAAGAAGCAAACCAGTACAACTCACAAATCTGCAAAGCATCTTGTGAAGAAGGTATTGAAGAAGTTACACCCATCCTCCAAGAGTCCTGGCAGTGGTAAAACTGAAGTGGCTTCCACAAAGAAGAAGTTCCAAAAGGTGTGGTCTCTGCTCAGCTTTTTCAGAACCCCATTATCAAAAACGCCTGCATGATTATAGTACAGTTGTATAATTTGCTATGATGAAAAGCTTGCTTCTAACAAACATATATTGTGAGTGCAGATGGCACAAGTTTTTCAGAGAAAAGTATATCCAGAAGACTCCATCATGGAAAGCGAAATACACAGCAGCATGACAGATCCAAAAAACAGCCAAGCGAATTCTACTGGATTAATGTCTGAGAAGGTGAGCACCTGTAACGAGGGAAGTAAACCATGGATCCAGTATGAGCTAGGAAGTTCCGATTCAGCTAAAAACGGAGAACACTGGATCAAAACAGACGAAGACTGTAAGTTCACCATCTGATCCATTGGCATGTTAGGCCACTAGTTTTCTGATTGTGGTCGAACcaggtaataataataatccatAACTGCTTTTGCAGACTTCGTGTTGGAGCTGTAGAAAAGggatcagaagaaaaaaaacgcaAATTAAGAAGTGTGAGTGTATTGTGTCATTTCATGCATGTGTGGTATAGTAAAAATGTGGTCAAGACTTAGCGGGAATGTTTCATTACGCCCCCTCtatgtaataatttaaaaagCAGCAAGATATCTCATATCCATCGTTTGGAGTACTTAAATGAAGAGAAAACAATCTTGTAACCATTTGCTTCAAATCCAgctatatgattttaatttcataaataaaaactacagtATCGTTTGAATTTATCGTTAAGTATCTCTAGTCGGAAAACTTGGATACAAATTCGATCAAAGAACTTCAAAACTAGCATATGTGTAATTATATGATTACAAAATGTTTATCTTTTTAGTAGTATAGACTTGTTATAATTATCACAATAAGTATATGTGTAAATGGAGAATCTCCTGGAATCTATGCACAGGAGATTCCAGGCAAAACAGGAAGCAGTTCCCGAACCACTTGAGATACATCTACTACCTCTTTTATGATAATGAACACACATAGGATCTCAATTATATGAAAAGGTCCACGAGAGATTTATGAAATTAACCTGACATGGAGCTTTCGGAACATTGTTCAAGATGacttttgtcttcttctgttACACATGGAACAAGTACTGCGGGCCTCAAAGGTCCTCGTGATGTGATAGAAGAAAATATACTCGTATTACGATAAAAAAATGTAACCAAATGTAATCTAAGGAAGTAACAATTTCCCTCAAATCAATTTCCCTAGAAACATCATTCTGAAAATGATATTCAAACTGCATACAACATTGcccaaaaacataatataattgaaactctttttttttttaacaagaaTCTAAAAACCCAAAACCAAGTTAAATACTACTGTAGTTGCCTAACGGATGGTTTAACGCAACATCTATCAAAGTTATGTTGATCATATACAGACTCATTGACTTTCTTGTTGAGTATATCCACTGCAAGACTGAGAGCAACTGGATAACTCGACTAGCAACAGCACGAGGCGGTTTCCCCCTAGTAAGCAGAGATCATATACCGACGGCAAGAACTCACTGCTTTCACCACAAACTCTGATCTTATTATTCCTTAGAATGATCAAAACATTGGACAAAGAGAGGCAGGCACTCTAAAGCAATAACTTAATAGTCAAACTTGGGAAACAAACagagataaataataataataatagggGGACTAGTTGAGTTGCACTAAGCTTGGAACATAATAGCAAACATGTGAATAACAAAATGGGTATTTAGATTCTTTAACAACTTGTTGTTTCAAGGATGATCCATCATCATCCACTCCTCCTCCAAAAAAGATGTAAGCTATTTCACGAATGGAGGTACCATTATGGgcgtttttatcaaaaaccacCGCGACTTTCTTCTCCTGGTCAATGAAGAAACTCACAGATTTCCGAAAAAACCACTCGGGGATATTCGCCGATAAGAAAACCTTGATGTTCCAGGACAGGGCGTTCGGCTTCTCGATCGTATTGGAAATCCAGATCTCCATCTCCAATGTATCCCCGGACTGGAATAAAACCACAAGCTGCTgcggagatgatgatgatgatgatgatgatgatgataggcTCAAAGTATCGTCAGGGAAAGCCTCAAAGGGGAGAGGCAAAGGCAGGGAGAATGTCTCTGTTGTGAAATCAAAACAGACTAAGAAACAAATGGCATCAAAATTCAAAGCTTCTGATGCAAACCAGTAGGTATTTCCCTTCAAAGATAGGCCGCGTTCATCAAGTTTTATATTCCAGTTGTCTGGACGAGGAGGGAGATCAAGAATCCTCCACGAATCAGAGTTGAAGTCGTAGATTTTGAACTCAACGAAATTTGGGGGATAATCAATAAATCTCAGGATTTTGTACTGGGAACTACAATTGTTGTATCCGAGACCATACGTGTACCTGTCCAAACGACCAGAGAGATGCGTGTCCAGTAAGTCGTGATTATGTGTGTGCTCGATCCACCTGGGTTGCCCCCGCCCCCAATAGGGATTCCAAACCAATAGCCTATAGTGGTCTTCTTCGGGAATGCATAACAATAAACCGTCGCAATGAAAGATTTCACGCACATCGATTTGATCTAGGCCAATAAGTTTAGCTTCAGGATTTACAACAACAACTTTGTCTTCGTTGGAAAGATCCAATCTCATCAACTCAACCCTATGATTCATCATCATAACCACAAGAGGGTGGTCCTTGTTCTTTGCTGCTAGATGAGTAAGGTGCTTGTTTGCAAATAAGTGATAACATCTGGACAACATGTTCCACCTTTTGCAAGTAGATCGGACAAGTCCCAGACAACGGAGTTCGACACAGCACCTCTTCCTCCATATCCCTTGGAAGATccgacatcatcatcatcttcttcttcaaatctATTTAACCCTAAAAAAAACTTGTCACTATATATTCCTTCCTTCTTGTCCGAACAAATTAggtcaaaggaaaaaaaaaaaaaaaaaaagcaacttACTTCTTGTCCTCGTTCTTCTCTCGATATATATTACGATTCGATTACGATAGAAGAATTAAATTAGGAGaaggaaaaaaaggaaaacagaaAACCCTCAAGGAAGACAGAAGAACCTAGgagatgaaaacaaaacaaaaagaaaatttcctTTTCCTGTTCGTGATTCTCGTAGATAAAAACAACACAACCGAACCGAAGAAGACACAAAGAAGAGGCTTAATTCAAAAGGCTACCGacagaacaaaataaaaacccaATCCGGCTGGTTCATGTCCACAAATAACTAAACCTAAATACCAAACAAAGTATTCAGTTATTCCTTCCCCTGAACCTTCGTTTCAATCTCTTTTGGTTTTATGGACTGGGCTGCCCTGAAAAAACCGCATCAAACTCATCAGTAACACACACACATTGATATATCGTCAAAACCAGCATTGATTAATCACAATCCTCTTATGCACACCTAAACCTCAGAAGATAATATAACAGATAATCACAAAAGAAACTACACTTTCGTTTGAATTTATCAAGTATCTCTAGTCGGAAAATTTGGATACAAATTCGATCAAAGATTACTTCAAAACTAGTAGACACATGCTCATAATATCACCACGTAGAAAACTTTTAATACATCATAAAGTTTCAGCCCAATAACTAAGCTAGCTGAGACAAATATACTCAAAATTACATAATCACAAGCGCTCAACCAACTCGTTCAGTGAAAAGGAGATCAGGAGGAAGTATACtcgaagagagagaaagagagagaggactAACTTGGGAGGCTGTGGAAGTTTCTTCTTCGATTTAAGGATCAGATTCTCAGATAGCACTGTTTCTGGGCGGATGCTAGGGGATTTAAAGAGGGTTTATGTTTTTACTTGGAGAAGCAACCAAGGCAGGTGATTCGTTCGTTCACGGTATGATTCACTCACTGTTCTGGTATCCCGTTTATATGGGCCATTGTTTTTGCAATTATTTGGGCCCTTGTAAAAGCCCAAATGTCTACGGCGTTACATAAAGTTAATGTAGTGGCCGTagttatttcatgttttaaactttatgaagcTGCTGTATTAATCAAGTCGTGAcgttgaaattcaaaaataacaaaactacaACTTCATAAGCTGTACTACATTTGACGTGAGGATAGCTGGTTATCATTGAGTGCAAGTTAATGGGAGGGCCGGATACTaattaattaacatatgttgCTTCTTGAAGATATCATCAGAGTATAGATACTCGCATGTTGTTTTCATACGTTAATTAATACATCTTATGATCAAGTTGTAAAGTCGATGCTATTATATAGTATATCTTAATATTATACTTTGTCTGAATATTCAACAATGTTACTAATACTATACTACATTACTACTGTCTCTGTCTCCGTATTCATATTTGTAGATTATAGTTTAGGAAAATGAATAGTATACTCGTCCACGCATGCAGTGATGGTTCTTATATAGAAATGAAATGATATAATTATAGAGGgtactaacaaaaaaaaaaggtaaatgaaatcatataattttattgtaattCCAGTACAAGTACTTTAATGGGAATCAGGAAGCGCAGTTGATcaaaaacaataacaaaattAGTGGAAGTATAATTAATGATGCACATAGCGATCGGTGCAAAGTTGAATTAATTAGGCAGCGTATATGTGGATATGAAGAGCGATAAGGGAGACTGTGATACATGCAAAGAAGATGAGAGTGTGTATGACAATGGCTGCGCCACTTGTCTGAAAACCGCCAAACTCAACCACTTTGGTCTTCCCCGGAAGCTGAAACAATACTCCGGGAGTCAATACGATGAACAGAATCACCGACATTAACACTGGTCCCCAATTCAACGCCATCTCGATATCTATAAGCAACCAAGTTGGTATGTGAAACTACGAGTTAATTGTGGGAGATGTAGCAAGTGGATGTATTAAATACACCCATCACTCATGTATGTCACTTTATAGAATGCTTGAATCAAGATTG encodes:
- the LOC106443091 gene encoding glutaredoxin-C8-like encodes the protein MHGSCSLSIPTYSHTFSISLTQKHKMQYRTETRSSLSSYNKVNNMGVFPSDSLVRIESMAAESAVVIFSVSTCCMCHAVKGLFRGMGVSPAVHELDLHPYGVDIHRALLRLLGCSSGASTSPGGLPVVFIGGKMVGSMERVMASHINGSLVPLLKDAGALWL
- the LOC111216033 gene encoding protein LAZY 1-like, yielding MKFWGWIHHHKFPENSKEQFKDATTGNSRFSLSSHPSLDSNDVYPAACAGPRYSTGITKQLNRFQENSFPGPKDERNSDFFDGFLAIGTLGGETYLDEPATPTFGDPAADNAEVTENDLKLISDELEKFLEAEAKEGNNQPSGRNSDTNTIASTIEAAEGLDAEEDNQPMKFPLQEYLFGSLIELSETKVAGKKERASLGELFQAAEMQDKHSENKYGEKKKQTSTTHKSAKHLVKKVLKKLHPSSKSPGSGKTEVASTKKKFQKMAQVFQRKVYPEDSIMESEIHSSMTDPKNSQANSTGLMSEKVSTCNEGSKPWIQYELGSSDSAKNGEHWIKTDEDYFVLEL
- the BNAA03G04720D gene encoding uncharacterized protein BNAA03G04720D, whose product is MALNWGPVLMSVILFIVLTPGVLFQLPGKTKVVEFGGFQTSGAAIVIHTLIFFACITVSLIALHIHIYAA